Within uncultured Methanoregula sp., the genomic segment CCGGCGCTTCAATGACCTGGTTGCCGTGGACAATATCTCGTTCGATATCGAACAGGGAGAAATTTTCGGCCTGCTCGGGCCCAACGGTGCCGGGAAAACAACAACCCTCTCGATGCTCGCGACTATGCTCAAGCCCAGCTCCGGGACCGCAACTGTCAATGGCATCGATATAGAAAAGGATGAGGACGGGGTCAGGAAATCCATAGGCATCGTCTTCCAGGACCAGAGCCTGGACGAGGAACTCACCGCATGGGAGAACATGGACTTCCACAGCCGGCTCTACCGGCTTCCGGCCGATACCCGAAACCAGCGGATCACGGAGCTCCTCAACCTGGTGGAGCTCAATGATCGCCGGAACGATATCGTCAAGACATTTTCCGGGGGAATGCGCCGCCGGCTCGAGATTGCCCGCGGCCTGCTCCACCACCCCGCGATCCTCTTTCTCGATGAACCCACGCTCGGCCTCGATCCCCAGACCCGCAACCTTCTCTGGAACTACATAGCCACGCTTGCGAAAGATAAGGGGATCACGATCATCCTCACCACGCATTACATGGAAGAGGCAGACCGGCTCTGCAACCGGGTAGCCATCATCGACCACGGGAAGATCATTGCCATGGATACCCCGGAAAAACTCAAGGACAGCCTTGGCGGGGATCTCGTTACGGTCCGCTCTCCCGACCCGGCAGGTGTTGCTGCTGCGCTTAAGGAGCCATGGGTCAGCCGGGTCGAGATCCACGGCGAGGACGTGGTCATCAGCCTCAAAAATGCCGACCAGTACGTGAGCACCATCGTCACGCTCCTCAATGAAAAACAGATCCGCATCGCATCGATTGCAATCCACAAGCCGACACTTGAGGATGTCTTCCTCTCCTTCACGGGAAAAACCATACGTGAGCAGGAAGCCGACAGCCACGAGAACATGCGCATGTACCAGAAAATGATGAGGCGCTGATATGGAAATCATCTATACCATCTGGCTCCGGAACATGAAGCGGTATATCCGGTCCAAAAGCCGGATTATCGGCAGCATCGCCATGCCGCTCTTCTTCCTCCTCTTCCTCGGCTTCGGCCTCAACTCCGTGGTCCAGATCCCCGGCCTTGGCGGCAACTACATGGTCTTTTTGATCCCGGGAATGGTGGCGATGAGCGTCATGTTCACGTCCGTGTTCTCCGGCATCCAGATCATCTGGGACAAGCAGTTCGGATTCCTAAAGGAAACGCTCGTTGCGCCGGTCACGCGGCTGGAGATCATGCTCGGCCAGACTGCCGGCGGGGCGACGACCGCGGTCCTCCAGGGATTCATGATCCTGGTCATTTCCCTGTTCATCGGGCTGCAGGTCTCGGGAGCATTCGGGTTTTTGACAGCGCTGCTCTTCATGGTGATGATCGGCATCTCGTTCACGGCATTCGGTATTGCGATTGCATCGCGGATGGACGATATGACAGGCTTCCAGCTGATCATGAACTTTGTCATCTTCCCGATATTCGGGTTGTCCGGGGCACTCTTCCCCATCAGCGCACTGCCTTCGTGGGTCTCACCGATCATCCTTCTCGATCCCCTGACATACGGGGTCGAGGGGATCCGGTACGGCCTGACCGGCGTATCCCAGATCAACCCGGTACTCTGTCTCGCGGTTATCAGCGGGTTCACCCTGGCAATGACGGGTGCCGGCGCCTACCTCTTCCGGAAGATCAAACTGTAATTGAAATGTAACAAAAAAAGTACAAAACCGGGTCATCCGGGACCCGGAACTGTTTTTTCCAGAAATAATTATTTTAAAGAACCGGTTATTTCCCGCGGTTCTTCGGCAGGGTCAGGGTGAACGTGCTCCCGATCCCAAATACGCTCGACACCGTAATCGTTCCCCCGAGACGGGTTGCCCGGTTCCGCGCCATCGTAAGCCCGACGCCCAGCCGGCCGTACTTCCGCGAGAGCTTGTCGGAATCGCTGATATAGAACGGGTCGAAGATGACCTCAAGCTTATCCGGTGCTATCCCGATCCCGTTGTCCGTAACGGAGATCCGCAGGTCGGTGGCAGTTTCCTCGGATTTGATCCCGATTATCCGGGGCGGGTTCGAGTAACTGACCGCATTCGACAGGATCTCGTCCAGGATCTCGTGGATGTACGGGCCGTTGCTGGTGACAAGGGCATCTGCCGGGATATCCACGGTGATGGTTGCTTCTGACAGATATTTTCCCTGCCGGATCACGAGGTCGACCAGCTCGCGGACACCCACCGGCCCCATCTTCGGCCAGTAGTGCTCGTGGACCGATTCGAGAAGGCTGAGTTCCAGGATCTGGCTCACCATGTGCCGCTCCGACTCCACGTAGGTCCGGATTTTTTTGAGGATCTCAAGGGCATCCGGCTGGATCTTAAAACCCGCCGCATCTTCGACAAGAAGGTCAAGGTATCCTACCACCGGCTGGAGGGGCGTCCGGAGTTCGTGGGCTGCCACATTGATGAAATCTTTTTTCCGGTCGAGTTCATTCCGGAGCCGGACTGCCGTCATCTCCCGCTCCGTCACGTCCCGGAGTGCAACAATGTTTGCCGTCTTGCCCTGGTACGAGATCAGGGTCCCGACCGACTCGACAATAAGCGTTTCCCCGGTGGGTTTTACGGCTTTGTATTTCTGGAGATACCCCTGGTTTCCGCCAATGACATTCTGCAGGTCCCGGATCGCGGTCTCCCGGAATTCCGGCGCCACGAAGGAGAGCGCATTCATACCAAGGACATCTTCCACCCGGGAATACCCGAACATCCGGACGATACTCTGGTTGACGTACAGGATTGTACCGGTCAGGTCCTGGATCAGGATACCGTCGAACGCATGTTCCGCCAGCATCCGGTAGCGCTCCTCGCTCTCCCGCAGGGCCTCTTCCGCCTCTTTCTGCTCTGTTATGTCAATTGCCACCATCTGGTATTCGATGATGCCGCCGGTTTCGTCAAACAGCGCCCGGTCGGTTCTCCGGAACCAGCGAAATCCCCCGGCCGGGAGATGTATCCGGTGCTCGAAGGTCTCGGCAGGGTTTTCAAAACTCAGGAGCAGGCGCTGTTTTTCGAGAATGGCGCGATCCTCTTCCGGCAGGAACGGCTCGAACGGCTGGCCGATCAGTTCTCCCCGGGTCATCCCGAAATACCGGCAGTACACATCGTTGACAAACAGGATGGTCCCGTCCGGGCGGTACCGCGCTATCAGCTCGGACTGATCGACGACAAGACGCCGGTAATGAATCTCCTCCTTTTCAGTGTGAGGGTCTGCTTCGGGAACAACAGGAGCAGCGGGCGTCCCGGCTCCCCCGGGTTGATCCGGGGAAGGATGGGCATCTTCAAGAGCCCGCTCGATGGTCAGGGGGAGCACTTTGAGATAATTGTAGTTCTGGTCCTTGACAAGGTAATCGAACGCACCTTTCCGGATGGCATCTGCTGCCGAATCCTCATCCTCGGCACCGGAAACGACAATGACCGGAATTCCCCGGGTGCGGAGTTCCGGGATAATATCAAACGGCGTCCCGTCACCGAGATAGAAATCGCAGACAACAATATCCACCGGCTGGCCGGAAAGGATCGTCCGGGCCTCCGCAAGGGAACCGGCAATCCAGATCGTATAGGCGGGATGCCCGTCACGGACAAGCCGGGTGAAGGCCATC encodes:
- a CDS encoding ATP-binding cassette domain-containing protein, with product MTAAIHIQNLTRRFNDLVAVDNISFDIEQGEIFGLLGPNGAGKTTTLSMLATMLKPSSGTATVNGIDIEKDEDGVRKSIGIVFQDQSLDEELTAWENMDFHSRLYRLPADTRNQRITELLNLVELNDRRNDIVKTFSGGMRRRLEIARGLLHHPAILFLDEPTLGLDPQTRNLLWNYIATLAKDKGITIILTTHYMEEADRLCNRVAIIDHGKIIAMDTPEKLKDSLGGDLVTVRSPDPAGVAAALKEPWVSRVEIHGEDVVISLKNADQYVSTIVTLLNEKQIRIASIAIHKPTLEDVFLSFTGKTIREQEADSHENMRMYQKMMRR
- a CDS encoding ABC transporter permease produces the protein MEIIYTIWLRNMKRYIRSKSRIIGSIAMPLFFLLFLGFGLNSVVQIPGLGGNYMVFLIPGMVAMSVMFTSVFSGIQIIWDKQFGFLKETLVAPVTRLEIMLGQTAGGATTAVLQGFMILVISLFIGLQVSGAFGFLTALLFMVMIGISFTAFGIAIASRMDDMTGFQLIMNFVIFPIFGLSGALFPISALPSWVSPIILLDPLTYGVEGIRYGLTGVSQINPVLCLAVISGFTLAMTGAGAYLFRKIKL
- a CDS encoding PAS domain S-box protein, with the protein product MTPSSRNNRKLTLLLIEDDRVDQMAFTRLVRDGHPAYTIWIAGSLAEARTILSGQPVDIVVCDFYLGDGTPFDIIPELRTRGIPVIVVSGAEDEDSAADAIRKGAFDYLVKDQNYNYLKVLPLTIERALEDAHPSPDQPGGAGTPAAPVVPEADPHTEKEEIHYRRLVVDQSELIARYRPDGTILFVNDVYCRYFGMTRGELIGQPFEPFLPEEDRAILEKQRLLLSFENPAETFEHRIHLPAGGFRWFRRTDRALFDETGGIIEYQMVAIDITEQKEAEEALRESEERYRMLAEHAFDGILIQDLTGTILYVNQSIVRMFGYSRVEDVLGMNALSFVAPEFRETAIRDLQNVIGGNQGYLQKYKAVKPTGETLIVESVGTLISYQGKTANIVALRDVTEREMTAVRLRNELDRKKDFINVAAHELRTPLQPVVGYLDLLVEDAAGFKIQPDALEILKKIRTYVESERHMVSQILELSLLESVHEHYWPKMGPVGVRELVDLVIRQGKYLSEATITVDIPADALVTSNGPYIHEILDEILSNAVSYSNPPRIIGIKSEETATDLRISVTDNGIGIAPDKLEVIFDPFYISDSDKLSRKYGRLGVGLTMARNRATRLGGTITVSSVFGIGSTFTLTLPKNRGK